The Peromyscus leucopus breed LL Stock chromosome 10, UCI_PerLeu_2.1, whole genome shotgun sequence genome segment cttgtttaagttttctttaaaagctgctcaccctgagagctcagggccatcctccacCACCCGTTTTATCAGATATCCAACACAGACCAAGCTcaagcttgcttgttatcaataaactccgatgtgttttgcatcagatatcggctctgtggtggccTTGTCTGGGGGTCTGGGGATTCAGCCAAAACAATGCTTGAGtcgaagatttttgttttgtttggttttgttttgttatttcgagacagggtatatGCTCACCTGAATGCTTCCCCAGGAACCTTCTGACTGAAGACCATTCATGAAGAATGGTCAAACCCCACCCACACTGGAGGAGCTGGCCAGGCAGGCGCTGCTGAGAAATGAGGCCTTGGCCATCTCTGCTCTGGAGAAACTGCCCTGGATGCTCTTCCCAGCACTGTTCAAGGATGCCTTCAATGGCAGACACACTAGGATTGTGAAGGCAATGGTGGTAGCCTGgcctttcccctgcctccatGTGGGGATGTTGATGAAGACTCCCAACTTGGAAACCTTCCAGGCTGTGCTAGATGGAGTAGACACGCATCTGAAAAGAGAGTTTCACTCTGGGTAAGCAACAACCAAGTACTGTAGACACAAGGGGCCCGTGGAAGAGACCGTGGGTCAGGGAGAATGGCTTTGTAGGTGGGTCAGAGGCTTCTGATGGGGTCATGGTGCTGGAATGCAGGGGCCTTGAAACCTATTGTTTCCTGTAGTAAGGACGGTTGAGTATGGATTAGAGGACAGAGTAGATGTagccagaaaggaaggagcctatCTCTGGCTTTCCAACAACCACTAACGTGGGACTAGGTAGAAATGGAGAGTAACTTAACGGAAGGAAAGTGATCAGCTGTACACATGCAGCTCACGGGAGATTTCCATGACACACATGAGTTCCTATGTTGGACACTTGGTGCTGAAGAGACCTTGGCAGGAGGGAAGAGCTGACATTAGAGATGTGTAGTGGAAACTTGCTGGTGTAGTGGAAATTTGTTGGGTGTTGGGGCTTGTCATGTCTGCTGACACTTTACACGTTTTACCCACAGGAGTGAGAAACTTCAGGTGCTTGACCTGAGGAATGTTCACCATGAGTTCTTGAACATATGGACTGGAAGAGAGGATGGGGTCTGTTCAGCAGAGACTGTGGATGAGAGGCCTGTAGTGAAGGACCTTCCCAGATATGCACTGAGGCGGTGGCATCTGAAGGTGGTAACTGACCTCTACCTCAGGCTACATCTGAATGAAGAGCAAGCATGCTTCTTGCAGTGGGTCCAGCagagaaaagactttctaaagCTGCACTGTATGAACATGAAGATTTGGACTGTGCCTATGTGCACTGTGAAAGAGATCTTGAATGTTTTTCACCCAGGACACATTGAGGacctggaattgaacctggcctGGAATGTGTCCAAAATGGCATAATTTGCTTCCTGCCTTGGAAAGATGAGAAGTCTTTGCAAACTCTCCCTGAAAAACAAGGGCCAGAACACTTTCAGGCTTGTCTACAGGACAGCAGACATTGAGAAGCATATCACCAAGGCCTTTCCTCAGTTCTCCAAACTCCACTGTCTGCAGCATCTCTCCATTGGTGACATCTTCTTTCTCAAAGACCACATGAAACAAATACTCAGGTAAGCAAGGATAGGGAGGTGGATCAGCTACCAGAGCAAACCTTTCCAGTTTACTCTAAGGATTCGCATGTGCATGGGGCCTGCCAGTGACTGGGAACAATTATGGTGAGAGTTGTGGATGTGACTTGACTTAGTAGACTCCAAGCATCAGCACCCTGGTACTCTAATTGTTCATATAGTCAAACTGACCTTGAGACATGATGTGCCCCGTCTTCCTCTTTATAAACCCCAGTATACACCACtccaaatactttttttctgaaCTAACTGCTTTGTCTATCTCTAGGTCCCTGACAACCAACTTGGAGACTCTCTCCATCAAAAACTGTGAGATGTCAAGGTTGGACTTGAAATATTTCCCCTTGAGCCAAAGCTTTCGTCAGCTAAATCATCTGGACTTGAGAGGATCCGAGTTTGTGACTTCATGTCTCAAGCCTCTTGGAGTGCTGCTAGAGAATGTAGCAGATACTCTGGAGTCTCTGGACTTTCAGCGTTGTAATATGGATGACTCTCAGCCCACTGACCTCATCCCTGCCCTCAGAAAGTGCTCCCAGCTCACCGAGGTTAACTTTTCATACAATGACTTCTCCATGCCTGTCCTAAAGGACCTTTTGTGTCACACAGCCAACTTGACCAAGATGACTGTGGAGCACTACCCTGCCCCTCTGCAATGCTATAATGTTTCCGGTTACGTCGAGGAAGACAGATATGCCCAACTTTGTCATGAGCTCATGGATATACTCAGAGCCGTAAGGGAGCCCTGTAGCATCTTCTTCTCCACAAATGCCTGCCATGTATGTGATGAGAACTGTGACTCTGAGGAGTGCTCTGAAAATGAGGAATGCTGTGTCTTTCACCTGGAGCTTTGTTCTTGCTGGCAGTAAACAGGGAACATGACTTCTGCATGTGAGTGCTCTTCCTCTGGGGTCTTCCTCAGTCATCAGCCTCCCTGCTAGCTTCAGGGTCTGGAAAGACTCTCAACTGGCTTCAAGCATCTCCTGGATCTGTTTTTGAAGTCTTCTGTTGTGATCTCTTCATTAATTGTGTTTTTCAAAAGTCCCAACGCCTACCCATTACATTCTCCTTTTTCAGCATAAGGCTGCAATAAAATAATTCactctcagttttcttcttcattgaTATCTTTACTAAACACATATAGTGATGAGTATCTTTTTGTTTAAATGCCATTATTGTTTTTCTGGCTCCCATACACCAATTGTAAGAACTCTGGACATAAATATAAAAGTGAACAGATACATGTCTATAATCACAACATTCCATATTGGGACAGGTAAATACAGTCCTCCTCTAGGGtgggctattggtgaaattattaaggctactccacgtagttaaaaggatatttatttaatggcataacttacaaattaagggataggtaggtcactgAGTGTGGGGAATGTGTATTGAAATGTAGccatgttctctggagctctgtttgttccacctccaccattcagggtccctgAACCAAGAgcacgctggcccatccagatctcgggtctccatgctcctcccttggccctgccttttAGGCGTGACAGTAGCTGAAGTCTCGATGGGGGTTGGAACTgccagattaaagctggaatggctaccactGCATCTcaccctttttgtctaaataagaaggttctaacctaatagaagactatatacaaagaaatggTTATCAAATGTTATCCAGGattaatgagggataatgacctagataaaatggaactacaaccaatgcaaacaatatcaagcaagaaacacatactaaaattcagagaagtatagagcataggtaaatggcatgttacaaagatcattccaaaaggtgtcctatgcTAAAGAACCTgtatctaatacttaatatgttctatgtaagatattatatataccaagttgtaactataactgctactcttcagtcccatcaaagacctgagaaggaacataatggtacctgagaaatggtagatggatgcaagcaacttttggaatcttgcaagagtagaccaagacagctggcagcctggacagtcacctaatgtttctcagcactgttggtgcattcaaattggctacaggcctagagtatttcTCAGACCATTTTCccgaagcaggaattctgaaagaccatctaaccctgtcttggcagagtacagtggtcgctttccttggtcccgcttgtccagaaaggacagcattgcattcatactgtcagctgtcgaggcaagggcagttctttgctcagtaggccattttgtgccaagtagacaaacttccaaatggaaatgtcttagaagaacaacattctctcgggatcaaattggtgcagccaggagcaattgtgtctcacgtcaacagaattctaagttatttcaatgccatattctctaggtctatgaagtgtttgaagattacctgtccatctgaactatgtatctgtaaatctggataatctaactaatgtaactatagagatgacaggcataggtgactataaatctctaagtcttatctactgaaataacctaaggactaaggcttcatgtaaacaaggtaaacagtctataagcaaatgtatggtaaagaacgatgacttcaaaattgtgacaatacacaaaatatttataacagaggtaggaatatatagtgcgatatgcaatatgacaataatcttaaatatatatcaatataccgaatatccaaaacagaaatagaacatacataaagtatgacagatataaatttacatttgtatcaatataaaaatattttaaataagagtagacatatatgtacattataacaaatatagttctgtatttgtatcaatatacaaattatgttaaacaggaatataaaaatagtttacatttgtatcaacatataagaaaccataacagtacaaattacagtgcaaattatctaaggttgctattttactaaatttgtttattagtatatacaataatctaccataatatcttgtacctatccattccttttcttcttttccctttttttttttagaatactgagtctaatattttcttccacccccaacccaatAACCATCATCcctaaccctgagaattatgaaacctaagggagcagggtcatcattttcttagaattgcttcctgctgtttagggggtgaagttatctctgttgggtactgtgagaaagctcagatagttaaatctcagttagactactgtaggttctgcagcaagtcttagagtaatgggtaagattgtctgaaattctggcaagaagtgtagtatgatgatgattaccgtggcatcattctggattgggtagagttgctgttgttggggccccattttccttctggagacttctgagattgctattggaaaaacttatttgttatcaaaaatgggaggtttggatttaaagaggacatagcatgtaagaaaggattctcaGAAATCAAGAGTAACCATGGAGAGAATTAAAATATAGAAGACAATGGtccatttttattggtttccttctggcccacaccagagggctcttctgatatgggactgaagaatctctcaaaattttcttttagcaatatgcttgggtttagagaaggagtgagccaattccatctccaaagccagcttggcttataattgaattggaaccacaacttttctagattgatagagagatagatgttagacagcgagattttaccatgtgtagattggtaccaatagattctttctttctgctctaatcatccggatatccaaggccttatgatttttggaagatgggtatttccattatcctggaaagacaaaaacagaaccccaCCTGAAACTTtgattattaaatttttcttacaacttgtagatatgacacattggtggatgagcttttacttctcctcatcaaggggtttttcttGTTGGAATCgaattcttattaatttttttggtatccatatcttttcttctcctgcagaaacaaaggcaaaaccccttccccaacgtagaacatatccaggtttccattctgaggtcagcacaaccttgaaataaaccggttggtttatctcaggagttttgtctgtagttcaatgtctctccacagctgttgttcctttctcatcagcattgagaaaattcaaggttaataaagcactatgcagtctatttctaggagttaTTGTTACCAgttgttgtttatttagcatatcctttaaagttcaattggaACATTCTATGACTGCTtagcctgtgggattgtgtggtatacctgtaacatgctttatattgtaataagcaaagaattgtctcattttattggagacatatgctggggcattgtctgtcttaatttgtacaggtattctcaTGATGGCCATAGCTTCTAATAGGTGAGTAaccacagaatcagccttttcagaactcataggggttgcccattgaaatcctgaataggtgtcaatggtatgatgtacatactttaatcttccaaatcctgcaaaatgaaacacatccatctgccaaatttcatttctttgtataccttttggattgctccctgtaggtaatggagtttggttatagatggaacaagtaggacattttttcacaatatcctttagcctgttgccaagtgatggagaaatccttcttcaaacctttgctatttatatggtatttcttatgacattctgaggcttctagcacattacctattagtaactgatcaatctcatcattaccttgtgctagaggtcctggcagacctgtatgggatctgatatgtgttatatatataggttGTTCCCTTTTTTTGATGATTTCCtgaaattgtatgaataatgaagttaattctgtattatcatgaataaattcaacagtttcaatatgtaaaacaactctctctgcatattgagagtcagtgactatattgagggtttctgtgaagtccatcaatACCATAAGAacggcatacagttctgccttttgtacagagctgtgtggaatttttaccactttacttaagtctacTGATTTAATCCAGCTTTCCCTggtttgtttgcatcagtatagaatgtgaggactccaaaaattggcttttgtcatacaatgtgaggaaggacccattcagtcttctttatgaattctagtCTCTtacttttgggatagtggttgttaatctctcccaaaaagttactgcagcctctctgccagtattcattatctttccatagtgatgaaatttcctcattagttaaaggtactacaatttctgctgggtccattcctgtcaactggcaaagtcttaatttaccctttggaataaaatcagagatcttttctatataagcctttaatttcttatttggtttacatggtaggaatatgcattccaatataatatcttccctctgcatcaaaatacctgttgggggaTGTCTGGAgtggaatatgacaagaatgcatttaagttctggatccacacgatccacgtGTGCTTCTCAAATTgccttttctactagagccaattccttctcagcttcggctgataattctcttggactatttaattctttgtcccttctagagtattagccaaattttgtagtccatctttgcatattcccatgatacccagtaagttggaaatgcatcctaataacttttgaaaatcattaagagtcttcaatcgatctctccttagttgtaccttttggggtctaattttttgtagctctatcttatatcctaagtaattaatagaatctcctctttgtatttttcaggaTGAATTTGCATTCCCCAGCGAGGCgaaattttttttacttcttcaaacatgctttctaatgtatctaactttggatcagctaataggatatcatccatatagtgataaattatggattgtggaaacattacatgaattatctccaatggtttttgtacaaagtattggcacaaagtagagctgtttaacattccctgtgggaggaccttccattgatatctcttgactggctgagaattattataattaggtactgtgaaggcaaatttttctctatcattttcttgtaagggtatggtaaagaaaccgtcttttaagtcaataactattataggccattctttgggtagcagagagggcaagggcatcccagtctgtagggagcccataggctgaattattttattaatagctctcagatctgtcagcattctccaattaccagactttttttgataacaaatagaggagaattccaagggctggtagattcttcaatgtgttgagcatttaactgctcttgaaccagctgttctaaagcttgtagcttctcctttgtcaaaggccattgtccaacccagacaagtttattagttagccattttgaaggtaaggcagttggtacttctgagagttgaatatcagttgtgctctgtttgtgaacagcctgaatggttggtgactgatttttatagcatgtcatgatattatccctagaaacatgcattggtctgtattccttttctgaaagtgtaggaattttaatctgggtattccactgttgtaacagaacTCGGCCCCAAAGaattactgctacatttgctacatattgcttcaaccttcctctctgtccttctggccctatgcattcaacccatctcaaactctgttttatctgagataaggTGCCAAttcctaaaagttggacatctacctcttgaagaggccaattcggatgccatgatttttgTGTAATTtacagtcacatctgcacctgtgtctaccaggccctccagaaccaggccattaattcgaattctaagctttggtctttgttcatttatggaagtctgccaaaatatttgttttatagtgttctttgtaaactgttatccatctatcaaagctgttttatcatccaaattgcagtatcagtttttacattaagcattggtttattcagttgtcctggagaggaatttcttccacagtggctgggaatgttcataatacatttgatttgggggcctgcaaaaagccccctgaggcgtttctcaccagtaaagggttgctttatatatctatttttgatctgcactcactggtccagtgtcagcctttgccacatcttctacataatctaggaggtggttggggtatcctgtttaggctattcctagaaggagtattacttctaggagtactccatgtacagtttttacttatatgacctggtgtaccacatttaaaacatttggtactacggtgccttctttcacctctgggatttgtctctcctatccaagcctcattactgtagtaaAGAGAtggaacaccattagtatattgaatccctTCTTCCAGAGGAgatgatctgatctttaatggtgtaagtattcttctgcattctgcattagcattgtcaaacgccaaggactcagttaatacttttcttaattctttatctgatacaGCTCATCAGCTAG includes the following:
- the LOC114688446 gene encoding LOW QUALITY PROTEIN: preferentially expressed antigen in melanoma-like protein 7 (The sequence of the model RefSeq protein was modified relative to this genomic sequence to represent the inferred CDS: substituted 1 base at 1 genomic stop codon); this translates as MKNGQTPPTLEELARQALLRNEALAISALEKLPWMLFPALFKDAFNGRHTRIVKAMVVAWPFPCLHVGMLMKTPNLETFQAVLDGVDTHLKREFHSGSEKLQVLDLRNVHHEFLNIWTGREDGVCSAETVDERPVVKDLPRYALRRWHLKVVTDLYLRLHLNEEQACFLQWVQQRKDFLKLHCMNMKIWTVPMCTVKEILNVFHPGHIEDLELNLAWNVSKMAXFASCLGKMRSLCKLSLKNKGQNTFRLVYRTADIEKHITKAFPQFSKLHCLQHLSIGDIFFLKDHMKQILRSLTTNLETLSIKNCEMSRLDLKYFPLSQSFRQLNHLDLRGSEFVTSCLKPLGVLLENVADTLESLDFQRCNMDDSQPTDLIPALRKCSQLTEVNFSYNDFSMPVLKDLLCHTANLTKMTVEHYPAPLQCYNVSGYVEEDRYAQLCHELMDILRAVREPCSIFFSTNACHVCDENCDSEECSENEECCVFHLELCSCWQ